One stretch of Pedobacter riviphilus DNA includes these proteins:
- a CDS encoding MotA/TolQ/ExbB proton channel family protein, with translation MITLLIQDTTKALQDTANAVNQAVTQPQPELHFIDLLFKGGWVMVPLAFLALLALVIFFERYLTIKKATKDESNLMGQIRSYIQSGNLEGAMSLLRNNNSPLSRMLQKGLKRIGRPIKDIEGAIENVGKLEVSKLEKNISILGIVAGIAPMLGFVGTIVGVITIFHQVSIKGAIEIGTISGGLYTKMITSATGLIIGIIAYVLYHILNIMVEKIILKMETDAIDFIDLLEEPGK, from the coding sequence ATGATAACTTTATTAATTCAGGACACCACAAAAGCATTACAAGACACAGCAAATGCGGTTAACCAAGCCGTAACACAACCACAGCCAGAACTACATTTTATCGATCTGCTTTTTAAAGGCGGCTGGGTAATGGTTCCATTGGCTTTTTTAGCTTTGTTAGCCTTAGTTATTTTCTTCGAACGTTACTTAACCATTAAAAAAGCAACTAAAGACGAGTCGAATCTAATGGGTCAGATCAGATCTTATATCCAATCAGGAAATTTAGAGGGTGCCATGTCGCTTTTAAGAAATAATAACTCTCCCCTTTCGCGCATGTTGCAAAAAGGTTTAAAACGTATTGGTCGCCCAATTAAAGATATTGAAGGTGCAATTGAAAATGTTGGTAAATTAGAGGTTTCTAAATTAGAGAAGAACATTAGTATATTGGGTATTGTTGCTGGTATTGCTCCAATGCTTGGTTTCGTAGGTACAATTGTGGGGGTAATTACCATTTTCCACCAGGTATCAATAAAGGGTGCGATTGAAATCGGAACCATCTCTGGCGGTTTATATACCAAAATGATTACTTCTGCAACCGGATTAATTATTGGTATTATCGCTTACGTACTGTATCACATTTTAAACATTATGGTCGAAAAAATCATTCTTAAAATGGAAACCGATGCAATTGATTTTATTGATTTACTAGAAGAACCAGGCAAATAA
- a CDS encoding ExbD/TolR family protein, protein MNLRKRTKGSVEVHTSALNDIMFFLMLFFLLASAVVNPTVVKLLLPQSSSGQQSTAKKAVTVTIDENLKYFVEKKPVSIEELEPTLASYQKLAPDMTILLYVSRNVTYQDGFVVNDIANKLKLKLVVAVEPKK, encoded by the coding sequence ATGAATTTACGCAAAAGAACAAAAGGATCGGTAGAAGTACATACTTCAGCGTTGAACGATATTATGTTCTTCCTGATGCTGTTTTTCCTATTGGCCTCTGCCGTGGTAAATCCTACAGTAGTTAAATTATTATTGCCGCAATCATCAAGTGGCCAGCAATCTACCGCCAAGAAAGCGGTTACTGTTACGATAGACGAAAACCTTAAATATTTCGTTGAAAAAAAACCAGTTAGCATAGAAGAATTAGAACCAACTTTGGCATCATATCAAAAACTGGCACCAGATATGACTATTCTTTTATATGTATCGCGTAATGTGACGTATCAGGATGGATTTGTGGTAAACGACATTGCCAATAAATTAAAATTAAAACTTGTTGTAGCCGTTGAGCCTAAAAAATAA
- a CDS encoding energy transducer TonB, translated as MNYKSQIPNEENNYPKAIAIASGIMGFLLLISFFIVIGSFQPPEEVGMGGMVVNYGTSAEGMGDDYTSIEEPSADPNANGKPPEKVTPEEKVTPTTSTESSDKEVQTQNTEDAIAVNTKPTKPTKAAPTPVTEDKPAKPVINQNALYKGKKNTGQGQGDGTGKTPGNQGDKDGDPLASNYGEGGSGNGNVQLSLASRKFIDIPRIQDDGQSAGKIAVQIRVDKNGKVVQARAGAKGTTLSDLALWRKCEQAVLGSSLNKLESAPDVQTGIVMFNFKVK; from the coding sequence ATGAACTACAAATCACAAATACCTAACGAGGAAAATAATTACCCTAAGGCCATTGCCATAGCAAGCGGAATTATGGGCTTTTTATTGTTGATCAGCTTTTTTATCGTGATTGGTTCTTTCCAGCCACCTGAAGAAGTGGGTATGGGTGGTATGGTGGTTAATTATGGAACTTCTGCAGAAGGTATGGGTGATGATTATACCAGTATAGAAGAGCCATCAGCAGATCCAAACGCGAACGGTAAACCACCAGAAAAAGTAACGCCTGAAGAGAAAGTTACCCCAACCACCTCTACCGAAAGTAGCGATAAGGAAGTGCAGACACAAAATACCGAAGACGCCATTGCGGTAAATACCAAACCTACAAAACCGACTAAGGCTGCGCCAACTCCGGTAACTGAAGATAAACCTGCCAAGCCAGTAATTAATCAAAACGCACTTTACAAAGGTAAAAAGAATACTGGTCAAGGTCAGGGAGATGGTACCGGAAAAACACCAGGTAACCAGGGCGATAAAGATGGCGATCCATTAGCTTCTAATTATGGAGAAGGTGGCTCAGGAAATGGAAACGTTCAGCTTTCACTGGCCAGCAGAAAATTCATCGATATTCCAAGGATTCAGGATGATGGACAAAGTGCAGGAAAAATTGCCGTTCAAATCCGTGTTGATAAAAACGGCAAGGTGGTTCAGGCCCGTGCAGGTGCAAAAGGTACCACCCTATCTGATTTAGCACTCTGGAGAAAATGTGAACAGGCCGTATTAGGTTCAAGTTTAAACAAATTAGAATCAGCGCCCGATGTACAAACGGGTATCGTGATGTTCAACTTTAAAGTGAAGTAG